In a genomic window of Glycine max cultivar Williams 82 chromosome 13, Glycine_max_v4.0, whole genome shotgun sequence:
- the LOC100810952 gene encoding indole-3-acetic acid-amido synthetase GH3.10: MEPQILGYNNNGNCLSDSDIITWFEDVSKNAGSVQTQTLCKILKQNCGVEYLKKWLGDYNISEMDASALESLFTSVVPLASHKDFEPYIRNIADGDTAPILTQQPITTLSLSSGTTEGKQKLVPFTRHSAQTTLQTFTLAAAYRSRVYPTREGGRILEFIYSSNHFKTKGGLTVGTATTHYYASEEFKTKQEKTKAFTCSPYEVISGGDYKQSTYCHLLLGLFFSDHVEFISSAFVYGIVQAFCTFEEVWKDLCNDIRDGTLSSRIKLPKMREAVLGIITSNPSLASKLEATCLELEDVDWFGLVPKLWPNAKFVCSIMTGSMQPYLKKLRHYTNGVPLISGDYGSTESWIGVNVDPSLAPEKVTFAVVPTFSYFEFIPLYYRQKQGCSSVADHDFMEEEPIPLSQVKDGQQYEIVLTTFTGLYRCRLGDVVEVAGFHNGSPKLNFICRRKLILTVNIDKNTERDLQIVVEKGSQLLNKAKAELVDFTSYADVSNQPGCYVIFWEIKGEAEDKVLEACCREMDAAFVDHGYVVARKTSSIGPLMLCIVERGTFKKILDYFVENGAGLGQFKTPRCTNNPVLLKILSECTIQTFRSTAYI, encoded by the exons ATGGAACCCCAAATTCTCGGTTACAACAACAATGGCAACTGCCTCAGTGACTCTGATATCATTACCTGGTTTGAAGACGTGTCCAAGAACGCTGGTTCTGTTCAGACTCAGACACTGTGCAAGATTCTGAAGCAGAACTGTGGGGTTGAATATCTAAAGAAATGGCTGGGGGACTACAATATCTCAGAAATGGATGCAAGTGCCTTGGAATCTCTTTTTACTTCTGTGGTTCCCCTTGCTTCACATAAAGATTTCGAGCCATATATCCGAAACATTGCAGATGGAGACACAGCTCCTATACTCACACAACAACCCATAACCACTCTTTCCTTAAG CTCTGGAACCACAGAGGGAAAGCAAAAGTTGGTACCCTTTACCCGCCATAGTGCTCAAACGACCCTTCAAACATTCACTTTAGCAGCAGCCTATAGATCAAG GGTTTATCCCACAAGGGAAGGAGGTAGGATTCTTGAATTTATATACAGCAGCAACCATTTCAAAACAAAAGGAGGCTTAACTGTTGGAACAGCCACAACACACTACTATGCAAGTGAAGAATTCAAAACCAAACAGGAGAAAACAAAGGCATTCACTTGCAGCCCCTATGAAGTAATTTCTGGAGGGGACTATAAACAATCCACGTATTGTCACCTCCTTCTTGGCCTTTTCTTCTCTGATCACGTAGAGTTTATTTCCTCAGCTTTTGTCTATGGCATAGTGCAAGCATTTTGCACCTTCGAAGAGGTTTGGAAAGACCTTTGCAATGACATAAGAGATGGCACTttgagttcaagaatcaagttacCCAAAATGAGAGAAGCTGTTTTGGGTATAATCACTTCAAACCCCTCTTTGGCCTCAAAACTAGAAGCAACTTGCTTGGAGCTAGAAGATGTggattggtttggtttggttccaAAACTTTGGCCAAACGCAAAGTTCGTTTGTTCCATAATGACAGGCTCTATGCAACCATATTTGAAAAAGCTAAGGCATTATACAAATGGGGTGCCACTAATAAGTGGTGACTATGGTTCAACTGAGAGTTGGATAGGGGTTAATGTGGATCCTAGTTTGGCTCCAGAGAAAGTAACCTTTGCTGTAGTACCCACGTTTTCTTACTTTGAGTTCATACCACTTTATTATAGACAGAAACAAGGTTGCAGCTCAGTAGCTGATCATGATTTCATGGAAGAGGAGCCAATCCCACTATCCCAGGTTAAAGATGGCCAACAGTACGAAATAGTGCTCACAACTTTTACTG GGCTGTACAGGTGCAGACTAGGAGATGTGGTGGAAGTGGCAGGTTTTCACAATGGGAGCCCAAAATTGAACTTCATATGCAGAAGAAAACTAATTCTAACCGTGAATATAGACAAGAACACAGAGAGAGACCTTCAAATAGTGGTAGAGAAAGGGTCACAGCTCCTAAACAAGGCCAAAGCTGAGCTCGTTGATTTTACAAGCTATGCAGATGTCTCAAACCAGCCAGGTTGTTACGTCATTTTCTGGGAGATCAAAGGTGAGGCCGAGGATAAGGTACTTGAGGCATGCTGCAGGGAAATGGATGCAGCTTTTGTTGACCATGGCTATGTGGTTGCAAGGAAAACCAGTTCAATAGGGCCTTTGATGCTGTGCATTGTAGAGAGAGGaacttttaaaaagattttgGATTATTTCGTGGAGAATGGGGCAGGATTGGGCCAGTTCAAGACCCCCAGGTGCACTAACAACCCGGTTCTCCTCAAAATTCTTAGTGAATGCACCATTCAAACATTTCGCAGCACTGCTTATATATAG